A section of the bacterium HR34 genome encodes:
- the bdbD gene encoding Disulfide bond formation protein D codes for MELENSVLNQNNSENNKVESVVTKKEHKCACGSLKFVFHLIGILIISASILISSYMISSKIEKLSSLQISASSEQNSGRNNQAQNNGDYGIPNFRTNKIDPSVITENQDPFIGEKDASLTIYYWFDYQCPFCKKFDLETLPLIIQDYVNKGKVRIVFKDFQFLGEDSTTAALVGNAIWNLYPDKYFAWHKKMFEVQDQENGGFGNMESIMNLIEDEMPGLDTKAIQDFINKNKEDILNEIKEDMQEGAKVGVGGTPSFVMGDEAFSGALPYKIFQIIIDKKLNK; via the coding sequence ATGGAGCTAGAAAATAGTGTCTTAAATCAAAATAATAGTGAAAATAATAAAGTAGAGAGTGTTGTTACTAAAAAAGAACACAAATGTGCATGTGGTTCTTTAAAATTTGTTTTTCACTTAATTGGTATATTAATAATTTCAGCCTCAATTTTAATAAGTTCATATATGATTTCCTCTAAAATAGAAAAGTTGAGTAGCTTGCAAATCTCTGCAAGTTCTGAGCAGAATTCTGGGCGAAATAATCAAGCCCAAAATAACGGTGATTATGGTATTCCTAATTTTAGAACAAATAAAATTGACCCGAGCGTTATAACAGAAAATCAAGATCCTTTTATTGGAGAAAAAGACGCTTCTTTAACAATTTATTATTGGTTTGATTATCAATGTCCGTTTTGCAAAAAATTTGATTTAGAAACCCTGCCTTTAATAATACAAGACTATGTTAATAAAGGTAAAGTAAGAATAGTGTTTAAAGATTTTCAATTTTTAGGTGAAGATTCTACAACTGCTGCCTTGGTTGGAAATGCCATTTGGAATTTATATCCTGATAAATATTTTGCATGGCATAAAAAGATGTTTGAAGTGCAGGATCAAGAAAATGGGGGATTTGGGAATATGGAATCTATAATGAACTTAATAGAAGATGAGATGCCAGGATTAGACACGAAAGCGATACAAGATTTTATAAATAAAAACAAAGAAGATATCCTCAATGAAATAAAAGAAGATATGCAAGAAGGGGCTAAGGTTGGCGTAGGGGGAACTCCATCTTTTGTTATGGGCGACGAGGCTTTCTCAGGCGCTTTGCCTTATAAAATATTTCAAATTATTATAGACAAAAAACTAAACAAGTAG
- the glyQS gene encoding Glycine--tRNA ligase codes for MISNNQQKNLSEIISLCKRRGFIFQSCEIYGGLSGFWDLGPLGSLMKNNLRKLWLKKFTRQTDNVFLIEGTIIMHKRVWEASGHIENFTDPLMECKKCNTRFRADHLMNGKFVGQGKAKEKGQCVNCGSKEFTEPRMFNLMFKTFVGPVENDASIAYLRPETAQSMFTNFQNVVNSMRAKLPFGIAQAGKCFRNEITTGDFIFRSREFEIAEIEFFVKPGEDEKWFDFWLEKWEKFFLEIGIKKENLRRYEHPKESLAHYSKRTVDLEYNFPFGWSELAGVANRTDYDLRRHNAFSGKDLMYFDEKENRKYFPYVIEPTMGLERVLMTLIIDAFEEIEGGRTKTTQPTKEKEYLLKLNKNIAPIKVAILPLVKNNEEIVKKSRDVFDMLKCDFYCQYDDAGSIGRRYRRQDEIGTPYCITIDFDTLKDDTVTVRDRDTMEQERIKIKELPDFFKEQFEDI; via the coding sequence ATGATAAGCAACAATCAACAAAAAAATCTTTCAGAAATAATATCTCTTTGCAAGAGAAGGGGTTTTATTTTTCAATCCTGTGAAATATATGGAGGTTTGTCTGGTTTTTGGGATCTCGGGCCTCTTGGTTCTTTAATGAAAAATAATTTAAGAAAATTATGGCTTAAAAAATTTACAAGACAAACAGATAATGTTTTTTTAATTGAGGGAACTATTATAATGCACAAAAGAGTTTGGGAGGCGTCAGGTCATATCGAGAACTTTACAGATCCTTTAATGGAATGTAAAAAGTGTAATACAAGATTTAGAGCGGATCATTTAATGAATGGTAAATTTGTAGGGCAGGGTAAAGCAAAAGAGAAAGGGCAATGTGTTAATTGTGGTTCAAAAGAATTTACAGAGCCCCGTATGTTTAATTTGATGTTTAAAACATTTGTTGGTCCTGTTGAAAACGACGCTTCAATTGCTTATTTAAGACCAGAAACAGCACAATCAATGTTTACCAACTTTCAAAATGTTGTTAATTCAATGAGGGCAAAACTTCCTTTTGGTATAGCGCAGGCAGGGAAATGTTTTAGGAATGAAATAACAACAGGTGATTTTATTTTTCGTTCAAGAGAGTTTGAAATAGCAGAAATTGAGTTTTTTGTAAAACCAGGAGAAGATGAAAAGTGGTTTGATTTTTGGCTTGAAAAATGGGAGAAGTTCTTTTTAGAGATAGGCATTAAAAAAGAAAATCTAAGAAGATACGAACATCCAAAAGAAAGTTTGGCGCACTATTCAAAGAGAACAGTTGATTTAGAGTATAATTTTCCTTTTGGATGGTCAGAGTTGGCAGGTGTTGCCAACAGAACTGATTATGATTTAAGAAGACACAACGCATTTTCAGGAAAAGATTTAATGTATTTTGACGAAAAAGAAAACAGAAAGTATTTTCCTTATGTTATTGAGCCAACAATGGGTTTAGAGAGGGTTTTAATGACTTTAATAATTGATGCTTTTGAGGAAATTGAAGGCGGAAGAACAAAAACAACTCAGCCAACAAAAGAAAAAGAGTATTTATTAAAACTTAATAAAAATATAGCGCCAATAAAAGTTGCCATACTACCGCTTGTTAAAAACAATGAGGAAATTGTTAAAAAGAGCAGGGATGTGTTTGATATGCTAAAGTGTGATTTTTATTGCCAGTATGATGATGCAGGTTCAATTGGGAGAAGATACAGAAGGCAAGATGAGATAGGCACGCCATACTGCATCACAATAGATTTTGATACTCTAAAAGATGATACAGTTACAGTAAGAGACAGAGACACCATGGAGCAGGAGAGAATAAAAATAAAAGAACTTCCTGATTTTTTCAAAGAGCAATTTGAAGACATTTAA
- the tqsA gene encoding AI-2 transport protein TqsA, whose amino-acid sequence MNNSSDKIFDISWGAIIKVFIVITAFYTIFLIKDLLIWFVFGVVLSIVFNPLIDSLEKFKIPRVVGVVVSYFSVFGLIGALIYFTIPIFISELQKLIASLPNYLGEISLILQPFGIEISTTTNEFFNQVKSFLQERSSGILSSIMSLFGGLSSTLFVFTIAMFLSMERNPIQKALYLIFPKKYENSVAVIWQKCKSKVTNWFVVRIIGMVFVGAVSYVSFSLLGIKYPLTLSLISGVLDFIPVIGPLIAFVIVFFMTLADNLFNAFLVALIFVLVQIIENNVLIPMLSDRFVGIPSVLVLISLAIGAKLFGMVGAILFVPLSAIIYEFAKEFLEQRKILEGESEQQELTLPLK is encoded by the coding sequence ATGAACAATTCTTCAGATAAAATATTTGACATATCTTGGGGAGCAATAATAAAGGTTTTTATAGTTATTACTGCTTTTTATACAATTTTTTTAATAAAAGATTTGCTAATTTGGTTTGTTTTCGGCGTGGTTTTGTCTATTGTTTTTAATCCTTTAATTGATTCTCTGGAAAAGTTTAAGATACCAAGAGTTGTTGGTGTTGTTGTTAGTTATTTTAGCGTTTTTGGTTTAATTGGCGCTTTGATTTATTTTACAATTCCAATTTTTATTTCAGAGTTGCAAAAACTTATTGCTAGTTTGCCAAATTATTTGGGCGAAATTTCTTTAATTTTACAGCCTTTTGGTATAGAAATATCAACAACTACAAACGAGTTTTTTAACCAAGTGAAATCGTTTTTACAAGAAAGGTCTTCTGGTATATTGTCTTCTATAATGTCTTTGTTTGGAGGTTTATCTTCAACTCTTTTTGTTTTTACAATAGCAATGTTTCTTTCAATGGAACGCAATCCAATTCAAAAAGCTTTATATTTAATTTTTCCAAAAAAATACGAAAATTCAGTGGCGGTAATTTGGCAAAAATGTAAATCAAAAGTTACAAATTGGTTTGTTGTAAGGATAATTGGAATGGTTTTTGTAGGCGCTGTTTCTTATGTTAGTTTTAGTTTGCTTGGCATAAAGTATCCTTTAACACTTTCTTTAATATCTGGAGTTTTAGATTTTATACCGGTAATAGGACCTCTGATAGCATTTGTTATAGTTTTCTTTATGACATTGGCAGATAATTTATTTAACGCCTTTTTAGTTGCCCTTATATTTGTTTTGGTTCAGATAATAGAAAACAATGTTTTAATTCCTATGCTCTCTGACAGATTTGTTGGTATACCTTCTGTTTTGGTTTTAATTTCCTTGGCAATTGGCGCTAAACTTTTTGGTATGGTCGGAGCAATATTATTTGTGCCCCTCTCTGCTATTATTTATGAATTTGCCAAAGAATTTTTAGAGCAAAGAAAAATTTTAGAAGGTGAATCAGAACAGCAAGAGTTAACCTTACCCCTAAAATAG
- the murA gene encoding UDP-N-acetylglucosamine 1-carboxyvinyltransferase, translating to MEDVLLIKGGNKITGSIEVRGAKNSAFAVLFASLLTKEPIIVDNLPLIEDVFRSLELLKSVGADIEWLDERKVRIHAKNIDGSKIDDNIVCKFRGSVLMMGALLAREGKVSMKTPGGCIIGVRPIDTHLDVFSQMGCRVEFYKRKYRISFKGKKYVPKEVILNELSVTATENAILFASSLPKKTIIKFADFDYPVQSLVSALRKAGVKIKFVPKHHTIEVEGSKKIKGFNFTLPQDPLETGSFILLIASVKGDALVKNINLEMSELLLKKLKSFGLEFVIIDNKHIRILPWKTLKIDKVQALPYPGLSVDLLSSFGVLATQTPGPTLLHDPLYEGRFKYLEELNKMGAEIYLADPHRAIVNGPSKLEGADLLNYDLRGGFALITAGVIAKGKTTIKNVYQIYRGYENIEERLKGLGVDIKTIKV from the coding sequence ATGGAAGACGTTTTATTAATAAAAGGCGGTAATAAGATAACAGGTTCTATTGAGGTGAGAGGGGCAAAAAATTCTGCCTTTGCTGTTTTGTTTGCAAGTTTGCTTACAAAAGAACCCATAATTGTCGACAATTTGCCTTTAATAGAGGATGTTTTTAGAAGTTTAGAGTTGCTAAAAAGTGTTGGCGCTGATATTGAGTGGCTTGACGAGAGAAAAGTGAGAATTCATGCAAAAAACATAGACGGCAGTAAAATTGATGATAACATAGTTTGTAAATTTAGAGGGTCTGTTTTGATGATGGGCGCCTTACTTGCAAGGGAAGGAAAGGTCTCAATGAAAACTCCTGGTGGATGTATTATTGGCGTAAGGCCAATTGATACTCATTTAGATGTTTTTTCTCAAATGGGTTGCAGAGTAGAATTTTATAAGAGAAAATACAGAATATCTTTCAAAGGTAAAAAATATGTCCCAAAAGAAGTTATATTAAATGAGCTTAGTGTTACAGCAACTGAAAACGCAATTTTGTTTGCGAGTTCTTTACCCAAGAAAACAATAATAAAATTTGCTGACTTTGATTATCCTGTTCAATCTTTGGTGTCAGCTCTAAGGAAAGCCGGTGTTAAAATAAAATTTGTTCCAAAACACCATACAATAGAAGTTGAGGGTTCCAAAAAAATAAAAGGTTTTAATTTTACTTTACCTCAAGACCCTCTTGAAACAGGGAGTTTTATTTTGTTGATAGCAAGCGTCAAAGGAGACGCTTTGGTGAAAAATATAAATTTAGAAATGAGCGAGCTTTTGTTAAAAAAACTTAAAAGTTTTGGTTTGGAGTTTGTCATTATTGATAACAAACATATAAGGATTTTGCCATGGAAAACATTAAAAATAGATAAAGTACAGGCTTTGCCATATCCTGGCTTGTCGGTGGATTTGCTATCTTCTTTTGGAGTTTTGGCAACTCAGACGCCTGGCCCTACTTTGTTACATGATCCTTTGTATGAAGGAAGATTTAAATATTTGGAGGAATTAAACAAAATGGGCGCTGAAATATATTTAGCAGATCCTCATAGAGCAATTGTAAATGGTCCTTCAAAATTAGAAGGAGCTGACCTTCTAAATTATGATTTAAGGGGTGGATTTGCACTTATAACGGCGGGTGTGATAGCAAAAGGGAAAACGACAATTAAAAATGTTTATCAGATATACAGAGGTTATGAGAATATAGAAGAAAGATTAAAAGGTTTGGGTGTAGATATAAAAACAATAAAAGTATAA
- a CDS encoding putative zinc protease, with protein MNSIQIKKFQNGLTLLLVPKKNTLSATVSVFVKTGSEYETKESNGISHFLEHMLFKGTKKRRTPLDIFTFTDSIGANFNAATSNQYTFYYIKTPYHNIEQAFDIVSDIYLNSIFPTQEVEKERSVIIEEINTYSDNPMMNMPNLFINCLYGDQPAGWDIAGTKQTVSNIKREDIISYMESQYKARNTIVVVAGNVNSQEVLRLVEKYFKNIRIGESKEKNKVIIKYDGPKVLIKESNTDQVHLALGGNGFSMKDKERFAQDIITSILGGMSSARLFLKIREEMGAAYYIWSDSDFFLDHGYIFTQTGVNIDKTKQVIKEIVNQYKLLTLEPIPSKELKKVKGYLEGKMTLSLEDSEALANFYGVQYCLKDSVFRPKELVEIINKITPRDIIITSRKLFNTKNLYLAITGPFEKEEEKEFINLLKI; from the coding sequence ATGAACTCAATTCAAATAAAAAAATTTCAAAATGGTTTAACTCTTTTGTTAGTTCCTAAGAAAAACACATTATCTGCAACTGTTTCTGTTTTTGTAAAAACAGGCTCTGAATATGAGACAAAAGAATCGAACGGAATATCGCATTTTTTAGAACATATGCTTTTCAAAGGCACAAAAAAGAGAAGAACACCTCTTGATATTTTTACTTTCACAGATTCTATTGGCGCTAATTTTAACGCCGCAACATCAAACCAATATACATTTTATTATATTAAAACTCCTTACCATAACATAGAGCAGGCTTTTGATATAGTTTCAGATATTTATTTAAATTCCATTTTCCCCACTCAAGAAGTTGAAAAAGAGAGAAGTGTAATTATTGAAGAAATAAACACTTATTCTGACAACCCAATGATGAACATGCCCAACCTTTTTATAAATTGTTTGTATGGCGATCAGCCGGCTGGTTGGGATATTGCCGGCACAAAACAAACAGTATCAAATATAAAAAGAGAAGATATTATAAGTTATATGGAAAGTCAGTATAAAGCAAGGAATACAATAGTTGTTGTGGCTGGTAATGTTAATTCTCAAGAAGTTTTAAGGTTAGTAGAAAAATATTTTAAAAACATAAGAATAGGCGAGTCAAAAGAAAAAAACAAAGTCATTATAAAATATGATGGCCCAAAAGTTTTAATTAAAGAGAGCAACACAGACCAGGTTCATTTGGCTTTGGGAGGCAATGGTTTTAGTATGAAAGACAAAGAAAGATTTGCGCAAGATATTATAACAAGTATTTTAGGAGGTATGAGTAGCGCAAGATTGTTTTTGAAAATCAGGGAAGAAATGGGCGCTGCTTATTATATTTGGTCTGATTCTGATTTCTTTTTAGATCATGGATACATTTTTACCCAAACAGGAGTTAACATAGATAAAACAAAACAAGTTATAAAAGAAATAGTAAATCAATATAAACTTTTAACATTAGAACCAATTCCAAGCAAAGAATTAAAAAAAGTTAAGGGTTATTTGGAAGGGAAAATGACTCTATCTTTGGAAGATTCTGAGGCTTTAGCAAATTTTTATGGAGTGCAGTATTGTCTTAAAGATAGTGTTTTTAGACCAAAAGAATTGGTAGAAATTATTAATAAAATTACTCCGCGTGATATAATAATAACATCAAGAAAATTATTTAATACTAAAAATTTATATCTTGCTATAACTGGCCCTTTTGAAAAAGAAGAGGAAAAAGAATTTATTAACCTTTTAAAAATATGA
- the mreB_1 gene encoding Rod shape-determining protein MreB → MSFFITKIGIDLGTCNSRIFVPEKGVVLQEPSVIAVSEKENKILAVGNEAKEMIGKTPEDINVYRPLKDGVIADFRITHAMFRYFLKKVLPRYQFLKPEVVVSVPAGISSTEKRAVAEAARLAGAKNVYLVKEPLLAAIGAGLPVQECTGSMIVNIGGGTTEVAIISLGGLVSFQSIKFAGDKMDLAIASYIKKKKNLAIGQQTAEFIKKEIGTAIVEKSPKFIEIKGNDLATGLPKAIKVSSNEIAESIKDVLDEIVKAVKQVLRDTPPELSADIIDKGIIISGGGALLRNIDTYLTNEVHIPCFVAEDSFYCVVKGTGEIIKKLDEYKRSIS, encoded by the coding sequence ATGAGTTTTTTTATTACAAAAATAGGAATAGATTTAGGTACTTGTAATTCACGTATTTTTGTTCCAGAAAAAGGGGTAGTTTTACAGGAGCCTTCGGTTATTGCTGTGTCGGAGAAAGAAAATAAAATACTGGCGGTTGGCAATGAGGCAAAAGAGATGATAGGCAAAACTCCGGAAGACATAAATGTTTACAGGCCCCTTAAGGATGGCGTGATAGCAGATTTTAGAATAACTCATGCGATGTTTAGATACTTTTTAAAAAAGGTCTTACCACGTTATCAGTTTTTGAAACCAGAAGTTGTTGTCTCTGTTCCAGCAGGAATAAGTTCGACAGAAAAAAGGGCAGTGGCAGAGGCAGCAAGATTGGCTGGTGCGAAAAATGTTTATTTAGTAAAGGAGCCATTGCTCGCTGCTATTGGAGCAGGTCTTCCAGTGCAAGAGTGCACAGGTAGCATGATAGTAAACATAGGCGGAGGGACAACAGAGGTTGCGATAATATCGCTTGGAGGTTTAGTTTCTTTCCAGTCAATAAAATTTGCAGGTGATAAAATGGATTTGGCAATTGCATCTTATATTAAGAAAAAAAAGAATTTAGCAATAGGCCAGCAAACAGCAGAATTTATAAAAAAGGAAATAGGAACAGCAATTGTTGAAAAGTCGCCCAAGTTCATAGAAATAAAAGGAAACGATCTTGCAACAGGTCTTCCAAAAGCAATAAAGGTTTCTTCAAATGAAATAGCAGAAAGCATAAAAGATGTTTTAGATGAAATTGTCAAAGCAGTAAAACAAGTTTTAAGAGATACGCCACCTGAACTTTCAGCCGATATTATAGATAAAGGAATTATTATTTCAGGAGGAGGGGCTTTATTGAGGAACATAGATACATATTTAACAAACGAAGTTCATATTCCATGCTTTGTTGCTGAGGATTCTTTTTATTGTGTGGTTAAGGGAACAGGAGAAATAATAAAAAAATTAGACGAGTACAAAAGAAGTATATCTTAA
- the ahpF_1 gene encoding NADH dehydrogenase, with protein sequence MQKEKIYDVLIVGGGPAGVAAGIYCARKKLDTILITDNFGGQSIVSNKIENWIGEIEISGYELAKKLEAHLRRFSDSIDIITGDLVLKIEKEDLSDKTIFISKTQKGDVFKSKTVIVCSGGRRRKLEVPGEKKFEGKGVFYCATCDAPLMKDKKVLVVGGGNAGLEAALELFSFAKEVYIAERSDKLKGDPITREKVLANKKLKEIFYNTEVQEIKGNKFVESVLLKNNKTGESKEFQVDGVFVEIGSVPNSEIIDFVEKNKYGEIIVDSKYGTTSFPGIFAAGDVTDDPFKQNNIAAGDAIKCALSAFNYLQKE encoded by the coding sequence ATGCAAAAAGAAAAAATATACGATGTTTTAATAGTTGGAGGAGGGCCTGCCGGAGTTGCAGCAGGAATTTACTGCGCAAGGAAAAAATTAGATACAATTTTGATTACTGATAATTTTGGTGGACAGTCTATTGTTTCTAATAAAATAGAAAACTGGATAGGTGAGATAGAAATATCAGGTTATGAACTCGCAAAAAAATTAGAGGCACATTTAAGACGTTTTTCAGATTCAATTGATATTATTACAGGCGACTTGGTTTTAAAAATAGAAAAGGAAGATTTAAGCGATAAGACAATTTTTATTTCTAAAACTCAAAAAGGAGATGTTTTTAAGAGTAAAACAGTAATAGTTTGCAGTGGTGGAAGAAGGAGAAAATTAGAGGTTCCCGGTGAAAAAAAATTTGAAGGAAAAGGTGTTTTTTATTGCGCAACATGCGACGCTCCTTTAATGAAAGATAAAAAAGTTTTGGTTGTTGGTGGTGGCAATGCTGGTTTAGAGGCTGCTCTTGAACTTTTTTCTTTTGCAAAAGAAGTTTATATAGCAGAAAGATCCGATAAATTAAAAGGAGATCCTATAACAAGAGAAAAGGTTTTGGCAAACAAAAAACTAAAAGAAATTTTTTATAATACAGAAGTCCAAGAAATTAAAGGTAATAAGTTTGTTGAAAGTGTTTTGCTCAAAAACAACAAAACAGGAGAAAGTAAAGAATTTCAAGTAGACGGAGTTTTTGTGGAAATAGGGTCTGTGCCAAATTCTGAGATAATAGATTTCGTTGAAAAAAATAAATACGGCGAGATAATTGTTGATTCAAAATACGGCACAACATCTTTTCCAGGTATTTTTGCAGCAGGCGATGTTACAGATGATCCTTTCAAGCAAAATAATATTGCAGCTGGTGATGCCATAAAATGCGCCCTCTCTGCTTTTAATTATCTGCAAAAAGAGTAA